The region CGCCGGGTCCAGTTGATGGAGATTGGCCGGGAGGTCTTCGCGGCGAAGGGCTACGAGCCCACCTCCATCGAGGAGGTCGCGCAGCGGGCCGGCGTGTCCAAGCCCATCGTCTACGAGCACTTCGGCGCGAAGGAGGGGCTCTACGCGGCCATCATGGAGCGGGAGATGGACGACCTGGTGGCGCGCGTGTCGTCGAGCATCACGGAGGGCTCGCCGCGCCAGCGCTTCGAGGGCGCGGTGCTCGCGTTCATGGCCTACGTGAAGGACGAGCCCGCGGGCTTCGCGGTGTTGACGCGGGATTCACCCCTGGCGACGGCGCGGCGCGGCCTGACGCGCGTCATCGATGACCTGGCCCACCGCGTGGGGGATGTGTTCCGCAGCGAGTTCGAGCGCGCAGGGTATCCCTCCAAGGTCGCGCCCATCTACGCCAACGCGCTCGTCGGGATGGTGACCCAGGTGGGGCACTGGTGGGCCGCCGAGGGGAAGTCGTTCTCCACCGAGAGCGTGGCCCGTCACGTCGCGGCGCTCGGCTGGATGGGCCTGCGCCACCTGCCCAAGGCCCCGTCGCTGCCCGCGCGCGAGGAGGACGGGGACGGCAAGCTGGTGAAGGCGAAGGCCCCGCGAAGAGCGCCGCGCGCGAAGCCCCCGGGGCGGTGAGGCGCGCGGGCGCGAGCACCTCCGAGGTGGCGCGATGCCTCGCCCGCGAGTCGCCACGACGGTGATGGGCGATGCGAGCGCGTCCGCCGGGCTCCCATCGAATGGCGGGGCTGCCCCGCATGGTTCATGCCCCGAGGCGCCGACGTCGTGTGCGGGACGTCCGTCGGTGGACTCCCCGCACCTCCCTCTCGCGGGTGTGGGTGCTCGCCTTCTAGCGCTCGTGTGCAGGGTGTCAGTGGGTGGCGAACAGTCATGCGCATCCGCGGACGCGCGTGTCCACGGATCGTTATCCTCGCCGTCTCCCCGTCATGAACGCTCCGCGGCTCCAGGTGCTGGTGGTGGATGACGAGGCGCCCGTTCTCGCCACCACCGCCGCCGTGCTCTCCGAGGACTTCGAGGTCCAGACCGCGCGCGACGCGTTCTCCGCGCGCCGGTTGCTCGCGCGTCATCCGTTCGACGTGCTCTGCACGGACCTCCACATGCCCGGGCCCAGCGGCATCCAGTTGTTGCGACAGTCGGTCACCCGAGACCCCTTCCTCGCGGGCGTGCTCGTGACGGGCTCGCGCGAGTACCTCGACTGGAGGGACCGGCTGGACACGCAGGGCCTCTTCTATCTGGTGCTCAAGCCCTACCAGCCCGCGGACCTCATCGGGATGATCCGCCGCGCCGCCGAGTCCGCCCGCCTCAAGCGGGAGATGAGCCAGCTCTCCCTCGGCCTGGCCGAACACAAGTGGGGGCCTCGATGAGCCCTCCCTCCGGTCCGCCGGGGGGAGGTCCACGACGAAGCCCCCTCGACACGCGGCGCTCGCAGCCAGGCCTCGCGCCCTCGTGCCGACATCCCCTCACCTTGGGCCGCCCCCACGAGTCGTCCTCCACCCTGGCTCGCGACGCACGGCGCCGTGTGTCCCCCGAGGCCCCAGCTCCCGGGGGAGCGAGCAGGCACGCGGGGTTGCAATCATCACTTCCGGACATTCCTTGGCCTATGATGCGAACGGTCTACGGCCCCGTACCGGAGGAACCGCCCGCGGCCCGGGCCACGAACACCCCATGAAGCCCACGGAGGATGCCAGCGGCCCCACGGTGGCACTGAAGGAACGCGCCGTCCTGCTGTTCCACGAACACCTGGGCGCCGTGCGCCGTCGCACCGACCGGCTGTTCGCGGGGCTGATGCTCGCGCAGTGGGCCGTGGGTGTCCTGGTGGCGCTCTTCGTGTCGCCCTATGGCTGGTCCGGCGAGGACCGCGCGCTGCATGCGCACGTGTACGCGGTGCTCTTCCTGGGCGCGGCGCTCACCGTGTTCCCCATCGCCCTGGCGCACTGGCGGCCCGGGGCCACCTCCACCCGGCACGGCGTGGCGCTGGCGCAGGTGCTGTGGTCCTCGCTGCTCATCCACCTGACGGGTGGGCGCATCGAGACGCACTTCCACATCTTCGTCTCGCTCGCCTTCCTCTCGCTGTATCGCGACCCGTGGGTGCTGCTCACGGCGACATGCGCGACGGTGGCGGACCACATCATCCGAGGGCTGCTCTGGCCGGAGTCGGTGTACGGCCTGCCGAATCCGGAGTGGTGGCGCTTCCTCGAGCACGCGCTGTGGGTGGGCTGCCTGGACCTGGTGCTGCTGCACGCGGGAAGGGTGATGCGGCGGGAGATGCGCGAGGTGGCGGTGCGGCGCGCGGAGCTGGAGCTGGCGCGCGAGCGCGAGGAGGAGAAGTCCGCCGAGCTGGACCGCGCGCTGCGCGAGCTCAGCGGCTTCCAGGAGCACCTCATCCGCGTGGAGAAGCTGGCCGCGGTGGGTCAACTCGCCGCCAGCGTGGGTCACGAGCTACGCAATCCCCTGGCCGCCGTGCGCAACGCGCACGCCTACCTCTCCCGACGGTTGAGCCGGGATGCGATTGGGGCCGCGGATGACCCACGCGTGCCCCAGTTCCTCGGAGTGATGGAGCGCGAGCTGGGGGCGTGCGCGAAAATCATCTCCGACCTGCTCGACTTCGCGCGCGAGCGTCCCCCCGCGCTGCAGCCGTGTCCTTTACGACCTCTGGTGGACGAGGCCATCGGCGTGGTTCCCTCCCGGGAGGGCGTGCGCATCGTCAACGATGTCCCCGAGTCATTGCCCGTGCCCAGCCTGGACAAGGAACAATTCCGTCAGGTGCTGGTGAATCTGGTGCAGAACGCGGTGGAGGCCATGCCTCAGGGAAGGACGGGGCAGGTTTCAGTGCTGGCGGAAGGTGGAGACGCGGGGCCCTGGGCCATTCGCGTGGTAGATGACGGGACGGGCATCCCACCGGATGTGCTGCCCAAGATTTTCGAACCGCTGTTCACAACCAAGACGCGCGGCACCGGCTTGGGGCTGGCCATTGTGGCCAACATGGTGCAACGTCACGGAGGCACAATCTCTGTGCGAAGCGAAGCCGGCCGGGGTAGTGAATTCCATATTCATCTCCCGGCAACCGCGGCGGCGCAGGCCGCATGATGGAGGACGTGGCTTTGGGCCCCGCTCGCATCCTTTTGGTCGACGACGAGGAGGGGCTGCGCATCACGCTCGCGGCGAACCTGGAGTTGGAGGGCCACACCGTTCTGGAGGCCTCCAACGGCGAGGAAGCGCTGCGCCTCCTGGGTGAGCACCCGGTGGACGTGGTGCTCAGCGACATGCGCATGCCGGGCTTGCACGGGGTGGACCTGTTGCGCCGAATCAAACAGGCGCGACCGGACATGCCCGTGGTGTTGATGACCGCCTTCACGGCGGAGGAGCTGGTGGAGGACGCGCTCGCGGAGGGCGCGTTCACCGTGCTGCCCAAGCCCTTCGACGTGGCGCACGCGCTGGACACCATCCTGCGCGCGGCGCGGGCGCCCCAGGTGTTGGTGGTGGACGACACGGAGCCGGTGGCGCGCGCCATGGTGCGCGCGTTGAGCACGGTGGGCCTGCGGGCGCGGGCCGTGTACAGCGGCGAGGAAGCGCTGACGTGGCTGCGCTCGGGCGACTTCGACGTGTGCGTGCTGGACCTGGTGATGCCGGAGATGAGCGGGCCGGAGCTGGTGGCCAAGGTGAAGGCGGCGGACCTGTCGGTGGCGGTCATCGCCATGTCAGGCCATGTGGTGCCGGAGCTGCTCCGGAAGGTGGCGGCGCAGGGGGCGGTGGTGTGCATGACGAAGCCCGTGCCGTTGCGGGAGCTGGTGCAAGCGATTGCCCGGGTGAGGGGTCAGCCGAGGGCGCAGGGGCCCACGGGGACCCAGGGCGCGAGGAATTGACGGATGGGCGCGCGCGCAGACCTCCAGGCTCGGGAGCGGGCCGCGGTGGCGGACGTCGTGGCCTCCACGTTGCGGCATGACCTGCGCAACAAGCTGGCCAGCGTCCGCAATGCCTCGTTCTACCTGATGCGGAAGATGCAGAAGACGGACGCCTGGGGCGCGGATGCCCGGGTGGAGGCCTTCTTCCAGCTCATCGACCGGGAGCTGGCGGCCGCCGAGGAGGTGCTCACGCGCCGCGCCCCGGTGTCGAGCAGTGACCGGCCGCTGTGTCATGCCAGCGAGGCCGCCGAGCGCGGGCTGGCGGAGGCGCGGGTGCCGGAGCACGTGCGGGTGGTGCGCGAGCTGAAGGCGCGCGACACGGTGCCGTTGGACGTGGAGGACCTGGCGCTGCTGGTGCGCTGTCTGGTGGACAACGCCGTGGAGGCGATGCCGCGCGGCGGAATGCTCACCCTGCGGACCTGGGACGTTGAGGAGGGTGAGGGCGGCGTGGGGATTCGCGTGGAGGACTCGGGAGAGGGATTGGCGGCGGAGGCGTATTCGCGTGCCTTCGAACCTTTCTATTCCACGCGTCCGGGACACGCGGGGTTGGGTTTGAACATCGTGCAGCGGTTGGTGCTGCGCCAAGGGGGGAAGGTGACGTTGGATGGGGGGCCCTCCGGGGGGACCCACGTCGAGGTCGTCTTTCCCCATCGCCCGGAGGCGCGCGGCCGGACGCGGCTGGGGCAAGAAGAGATACGGGGGAGCAAGTGATGGAGACGAGTTGGACCTTCGGGCGATGCCTGCTGCTGGTGGAAGATGACCCGTCCAACCGGATGACGCTCGCGGCGCTGCTGGAGGAGGCGGGGTTCGCGGTCGTCACGGCGGGCTCCTATTCGGAAGCGGAGCGGTGGCTCAACCAGCCGCGCCCCATCGACGCGGTGCTGTTGGACCAGAGTCTGGGGGATGGCTTCGGGACGGGGCTGATTCCGCTGGTGCGTCACCACATGCCGGGCGCGAAGGTGGTGTTCGTCACCGGCGCGGACAGCCCCATCGACATGCCGGTGGACGCGGTGTTCCGCAAGGGCGACCACTTCGACAACCTGCTGGCCTTCCTCTTCAAGTTGTTGCCGCAGCGGCCGCTGGGGATGTCGTCGTCCTCGGGTCCGCGTCGTCCGTAGTCAACGTGGCGCTGGCGCCGTGTCCCCGGGCGCGGCGATGTTGTGCGCGAGGACGACCCACCAGTGGCCGTCTCGCCGTTGGCACACGTCGGTGAAGTACCCCACGTCCGTCACCTCGGTGCCGTCGGGCAGCCGCACGCGAGCGCGCTGCGTGCCCATGAGCACACCGGTATCGCCGAAGACGTGAGCGCTCACCGACTCGGTCTCCACCGAGAGGAGGGTGCCGGGGATGGACGCGACGTTGTCGAGGAACGTCGCGCGGTCTGTCTGCGTGTCGCCCATCCGGAAGACCAGGTCCTTGGCCATGAGGCCCTCCAGGGCCCGGGTGTCGCGTGCGTGGATGGCGCGGACGATGGACTGCTCGAGGGAGAGCAGGGCCTGGACATCCTCGGTGGGCTGCTGGGGCGTCATGGGGGGGAGCTCCTGAGTAGGGACGTGGGTTGGGGTTGTACCGATTCTCATGCCGGGTGTGATGACCCCGTGCGCGCGTCGAAGTGCTCCGCGGTGTGATGGGGTGCGAGCGGCTCGCTGGCGTGGGATGTCGGTGTGCAGGCGTGTCGCGTCGCCGTGTTCGTGCATGGGCGGTGATGCAGCGGACAGCGAGCGCGGGCCCGAGTGGTGAAGCGTCTCGCGGTGGACAGACGCGCTGGCGTGCGCCGGACCCATCCCTACGTTGCGAGCCCTGGCGCGAAACGGGTCGCGCGGTCGAGGGGAGGGGTGTGTGGGCGAGCTTCTGACTGGAGGCGAGGAACAGTTCCGTGCGCGGGACATGGGTGCTCCGGAGACGGAGGGCCTGGGGCCCGAGGATGCGAACGACGCGCTGAACGTGATGGAGGCGCTGGAGGGAGACCTCGACGCGTACCTGGACCGTGAGCTCACGGTGGGCGAGGTGGTGGACTCTCCGTCGCGCGAGGTGACGGAGGGCATGCGCGCGCTGCTGGAGCTGGCCGAGGAGGAGACGCGGTGGCTGGCGGACCTGCCCGCGCCCTCGTGCTCCGATGAGGAGTCGGAGGCCGTGGTCACGATGGAGTCGGTGCCCGTGGTGATCCCCGAGTGGATGCGCGCGAATCCCCAGGTGTCCGTCGCGGACCCCGTGCGGATGGCGTGGTCGTACTCGAAGGAGGCGCCGCGTGGCGTGCGCGCGACGCGCACGTCGGAGGCTCCGCTCAATCTGCAGGAGCGACCGTGGGGGATTCCCCTGGTGCCGCCCTCCGAGCAGGAGGGGAGTGGCGCCGAGGGCGCGCGCAATGATTGGGATGGCGCGATTGCACCGGGCATGTCGAACCCGTGGAGCGCGACGAAGGGGCTCGTGGCGCACGGGAGTGGCGCGCAGGCGTCGCGTCGGAGCCGTGATGTGGTCTCCGGGGTCCTGCTCGGTGTCGCGGGCGTGGGCGTCGTCGCGGCGGGGATGCTCGTGGTCGCGAGCGTGCGCATCTGGGAGCAGGGCTCGAGCCTGTCGGCTCCGGATGCGCGCGCGGGAGTCGGTGATGCACGTGCCGCGCTCGCAGTGGGGAGCGTCGCGGGCGCGTCTGTGAACGCGGCGGCTTCATCGATGCAAGCCGCGGGTTCGTACGCCGGGGGCGCCGCAGGTGCGTCACCCAGCGCGGCGGATGTGCGGGTGGATGGCCTCGCGGGCTCATCGATGCAAGCCGCGGGTTCGTACGCCGGGAGCGCCGCTGGTGCGTCACCGAACGCGATGGGTTCGCAGGTGGTGAGCCTCGCGGGCTCCTCGCCGCATGCCTCGGGTTCGTACGTCGGTGGGGCACCGAACGCGATGGGTTCGCAGGTGGGGGGCCTTGTGGGCCCCTCGCCGCATGCCTCGGGTTCGTACGTCGGTGGCGCTGCTGGTACGTCACCGAGCGCGGCTGTGATCCCCGGCGTGTCCACCTGGGTGGGCATCGGCTCGACGGGCTCCGTCGGTGTCCTGCGCCCCGTGCCCTCCGAGGCGTGGTCCCTCGGCGGTGTCCCGGGTGTCTCCGGGGGCGCTGCCCTGCCGCGCCTGGCGGGTGTCGGCGCCCAGGGCTCCCGTGTGGATGCGAACGCGCATCCCACGGCGAACATGGGCCCCAGCAACGCGGACCTCATGGCCCGCCGTGACACGCAGGCCGTGAAGAACGGCGAGCGCCGCTCCCGCGTGGAGCCGCCCGCGCCCGTGCCCACCGCGAAGCCCGCGGCTCCCGCCGTGGCCGCTGTCGCCACCGCCGCCGTGCAGGAGATGACCTTCGACGAGCCCGACACCAGCAACGACGCCTACACCGCGCCCGCCGACACCGGGGATGATCCGGACGCCGCCAACGAGCCGGAGTCCGAGCTGGACGAGGAGTTCGCGCGCGAGCTGGGCTTCACCGCGGAGGCCGACGCCCAGGCCGAGGAGGACACCGCGCCGACCCGCACGGTGTATGTGCCTCCGGCGCTCGAGGCGAAGCAGCACCTGACGCCGGACGACGTGAAGCAGGTGGTGCTGGCGAATCAGCCCGCCATCACCACGTGTCTGCGCCAGCACGCGGCGGACACCTCCGCCGAGAAGAGCGGACGCTTCGTGATGCGTTGGTCCGTGCAGCCCAGCGGCGAGACGACGAACGTGGGCATGGACACGCAGGCCCTGCGCGCCACGCCGCTCGCCGGCTGCATCGAGGGCGTGGTGCGTGGCTGGAAGTTCCCCGTGCACACCGTCCGCATGCAGGAGCCCATCCGCTTCCCGTTCGTCTTCTAGTCCGCGCGTCGACGAGGGGCGGGGCCGTGCTTCAGGCCTCGCCCGTCTCGTGCCCGAAGACCTCGCCGGGGTTCGGCGCGGCGGGGCCTTCCGGCGCCTTCTTGACCAGCGGCGTGCGCCACCGGCCGGAGAAGTAGTAGGCCATGCTCACGGCCAGCGACACCGCGAAGCTCAGCGCCATCGCCAGCCACACACCCGTCACGCTGTTCATCCGGTGCGACAGCCAGTACGCCACCGGCACCCGCACCACCCAGAGGCTCACCAGCGAGAACACCGTCGTCACGAACGTGCGCCCCGCGCCGTTGATGATGCCGTTGCTCACGAAGATGAGCGCGAACAGCACGTACGTCGTCCCGACGATGTGCAGGTACGAGACGCCCGGCGCGATGACCGCCGGGTCCGAGATGAAGATGCGCAGCAGCGCCTCCGGGAACGACACCGCCACCAGCGAGATGAGCAGGGTGATGCCGCCGCTGAACAGGCAGCCCCACTTGAATATCTCTTGAACGCGGTCATACCGGCCCGCGCCCAGGTTCTGCCCCGCCAGCGTGGACACGGCCATGCCGAACGTCATCGCCGGCATGAACGCAATCTGGTCGATGCGCGACGCCGCGCCGAAGGCCGCCGTGGCCACCTCGCCGAAGCTGTTGACGATGCCCGTCACGAACACCATGCCGATGGACACCAGCGACTGCTGCACCGCCGCCGGCACGCCGATGCGCAGCGTCTTCAACGTCGTGGGCCCCAGGTGGCCCAGCCGGGGCATGCGCGGCGCGACGGGCACGTCCTTCTTGCGCAGGTAGAGGATGAGCGCGGTGAGCGCGAGCAGCTGCGAGACGACCGTGGCCCACGCCGTGCCGTTCAGTCCCAGCTTGGGCAATCCCAACCATCCGAAGATGAGAATCGGGTCCAGCACCGTCGTCAGCAGCAGCGACGCCGCCTGGAAGTACAGCGGCGTCTTCGAGTCCCCCACGCCCTGCAGCAGGCTGCGCGTCAGGAACAGGCCGAAGCCCAGCGGCATCGAGAGCAGGAAGATGCGCAGGTAGCTGACCGACTCCGCGTGAATCTCCGGCGGCGTGGCCATCAACGTCAGGATGGTCGGCGCCAGCCACTCGCCCAACAGCGTGAGCACCACGCCCAGCGCGTAGATGAGCAGCGTGGAGCTGTCCACCACGCGGCGCAGCTCGTCCATCCGCTTGGCGCCGTAGCTCTGCGACACCAGGATGCTCGTCGCCATGGTGAGGCCCATGCCGATGGAGAACAGGACGAAGACGACGGGGAAGCTCACCGTCACCGCCGCCAGCGCCTCGGTGCCCAGGAAGCGGCCCACCCAGATGGCGTTGACGAAGCTGTACGCCGTCTGCAGGAAGCTCCCCACCAGCATGGGGATGGAGAAGGCGACGATGTGACGGGGGATGCTGCCGGTGGTCAGGTCGCGACCGAATGAAGGTTTCATGAGCCGAAGCTCTCGTTCAGGGGGTCCATCGAAAGTCCCTCAGGAGCGGCCCTCACCCGAGCATGGGCCATGAAAGGAACTCGCCAGGAGCCTGAGCGGGCCACGCGATTCCAGCGGAGGGTGACGTCGTCTTTCCGGGTCCGGGCGTCCCTCGACACCCATGAAGCAGCTTACGGAGCCCCCCTGGCCTCGCAAGGTCTTTCGTGGGCGCGCCAGGGAGCCTGTCAGGCGAGCATGTGTGCGGCGCTCGGCGCGCGTTGGCCTTAATGTTTCGAAATGTCGCGCAAGCCACCCCCACCCGAGGCACCGCCTGGCGCTCCCGCGACCGAGCTGCACGTCTGTCACAACTGCATGGTGCGCCTGGACTCGAGCCTGGGCGGCGTGGACCTGCCGCGCCGCATCCGCGAGGCCGTGGCCGCGCGAGGCCTGGGGCCGACGACGCGCGTGTTCTCCTCGGGGTGTCTGGGCGAGTGTCCGCGCGGCCTCGTCACCGTGCTGGTGCTGCCTCCCAGCGGCACGGGCTCGCGCGTGGAGCTCATCGACGCGGAGAAGGACGGCGAGGACCTGGCCGAGCGCCTCGCGAACCCACCGCCGCCAGCTGGGCGGCCTTGAGCAGCGCCTCCACCATGGGCACGCAGCTCGCCTCGCCCTTCCCCGCAATCGCGTAGGCCGTGCCGTGGTCCGGCGACGTGCGCGGCACCGGCAGCCCCAGCGTCACGTTGACGGTGCGCTCGAAGTCCAGCGCCTTGGCCGGGATGAGCCCCTGGTCGTGGTACATGGCCAGCACCGCGTCGTACCTGCCGGCGATGTCATCCGGCCTCGCGAACAAACCATCCGAGGGGATGGGCCCGTGCGCGTCCACCTTCGCCGCGCGCGCCCTGCGGATGGCGGGGCCGATGACCTCCACCTCCTCGCGTCCCAGCAGGCCGCCCTCGCCCGCGTGGGGATTGAGCCCGAGCACGGCGATGCGCGGCTTGTGGCCCACCACCGGCTCCAGGCTGCGTGACAGGAGCTTGAGCTGCGCGACCAGCTTCTCCACCGTGAGGAGCGAGGACAGCGCGGAGAGCGGCACGTGGTTGGTGGCCAGCGCGATGCGCACGCGCGGCCCGTCCATCATCATGAGCACGTCCGCGCCGAAGGCCTCCGCGAGCACCTCCGTGTGGCCCATGAACGGGATGCCCGCGCGCGAAATCTGCTCCTTGGACACCGGCGCGGTGCACAGCGCGTCCATGTGTCCGTCGCGCATCGCCTCGATGGCGCGGGTGATGAACGCGAACTGCGCGCGGCCCCCGACGCGCGAGGGCTTGCCCGGCACGCGCTCCGCCTCGTTCAGCCGCGTCACCTCCACCACGGTGGGGGACTCGACGCGGCCCAGCGCGGCCAGCTCCACGCGGGCATAGCGACGGAAGAGGGGGAAGCGCTCCAGCGTGGGCCCATCCCCGAAGATGACGGGGATGAGCGCGCGACGCACTGCGGGGCGGGCCAGGGCGCCGGCCGTCACCTCCGGCCCGATGCCCGACACATCACCCAGGGAGATTCCGACGAGGGGGAGGCTCACGCACGCGAGCATCCCCCGCCGAACCTCCGTCCGGCTACATCTTCACTTCGACGTTCGCCTTCTGCCGCAGCTCCTGCACGTACTGGTCGAGGAACTTGTCCGTCTTCTCCTGGAGCAGCTTGTTCTCCAGCTTCGGACGCATCTCGTCATACGACGTGGCGGACACCGAGCGGCGCTCCTCCACCTTCAGGATGTGCCAGCCGAAGTTGGTGCGGACCGGCTCGCTGACCTCGCCCTCCTTCAGGTTGAAGGCGGCCTTCTCGAACGCGGCCACCATGACGCCGCGCTTGAACCAGCCCAAATCGCCGCCGTCCTGCGCGCTGGGGCCCTCGCTGCGCGCGCGCGCCAGGGAGGCGAAGTCCATGCCCTCGCGGCGGGCCTCCTGGGCGATGCCCTCGGCCTTCTTGCGCGCGGCGGCCACCTGCTCCTCGGTGGCCTTCGGGTCCACCTGCACCAGGATGTGGCGCGCGTGGACCTCCGAGTCCTCGCCCTCCACGCGGGCGTACTGGTTGTAGGCGGCCTTCAGGTCCTCCTCGGTGACCTTCACCTTGGGGCCCACCTTCATGCGCAGCAGGCGGTCTCTCAGGATGCGCTTGCGCAGCATGTCCCGGTAGGCCTTCATCGTCAGGCCCTCGGCGGCGAGCACCTGCTCGAACTGCGACGGGTCCGTGATGTTGTTCTGGCGGCGCACGTCGTTGACCAGCTCGTCCACCTCGCCCTCGGTCGCGGAGATGCCCATCTCCGTGATTTCGGACTCCATCAGCTTCTCGCCGATGAGCGTGTCGAGCGCCGTCTTCATCAACTGCGCGCGCATCTCCGCGCGCTTGCGCGGATCAGGGTCGTTCAGGCGCGACACCTCCGGCGCCGCGCGCTGCTGCACTTCCGACAGCGCGATGACGTCGCGGTTCACCACCGCGGCCACCTTGTCCACCAGCTCCGCGCGCGCCGACGTGGCGCCCCCCAGGAGCGCCGCCGCAGCGACGAATGCCACCAGCTTCTTCATTCCGTGCATCCTTCCGCACCACCCAGGCGCCGTCCAACCTTCCGACGACCCCCTGCATTTCCCGTCACTTCGCCGCCTGCGGCACCACCGCGGGCACTCCGCGGATGGCCTGCAGCGTGGCCTCGTTCACCTGGACCTGCGCCTTGTCCCGCAAATCCTTCTCGAAGGCTTCCTGGGCCTCGGTGCGCTTGTGCTCCAGGAGCTTGGACTCCATCCACTGCCTGGCCTCGGCGAAGTCCCGCTTGCGGGCGGGCTTGCGCTCCAGCACCTTGAACAGGTGGTAGCCGTACTCGGTGGACACCACGTCCGAAACCTGCCCGACACCCAGCTTGAATACCACCTCGTCGAAGGCCGGCGGCATCTGTCCTCGGGGGAAGAAGCCCAGGTCGCCTCCCACCTTGGCGTCCGCGCTCAGCGAGTACCTGCGCGCCAGGTCCGCGAACTTCTTGCCCGACTTGAGCTGCGCCTGCACCCGGCGGGCCTCGTCCAGGCCCTTCACCACGATTTGCGCCGCGTGCACCTGCTCGCTCTCGTTCAGCTCCGCCTCGTGCTCGGCGTAGTACGCGCGCAGCTCCTCCTCCGTCACCGCCACGCGGGAGTACACGTGGCTGGCGAAGAGCTTCTCGATGGTGAGCCGGCTCGCCTCGCGGGAGCGCAGCTCCGCCATGGACAGCTGGCCCTGGGCGAGCACCTCGTTGAAGTTGCCCGCCGGGTAGTCGCCCGACAGCCGCAGCACGCCCCGGTCCACCTCTTCAGGCGTGACGGTGAGGTTGTTCTTCCGGGCCGCCTGCAAGAGCAGCATCCGGTGGATGTACGTGTCCAGCAGCGTGCGCTTGAAGGGCTCGATCTCCTCCGGCGTGCGCTGGGACACGTCCGTGGACGCCAGCTCCCGGGCCAGCTCCTGCTCGAAGTCCGTGCGCGAGAGCACCTCGCCGTTCACGGTGGCCACCACCGTGTCGTCCGGCGCGGACTTGGGCGGGGTGTTGCAGGCCGGGCCCAGCGCCAGGGCGAGCACCAGGGACAAGAGGGGGGCGCGGGTGGGAGAAAGGCGCATGCGCGACGTCCTGGGGGAAGGGTGGGGGCGACTCCCAAAGGTGGGGATGGCCCCCCGAGCTGGCAAGCGAGCCCTCATCGGCTCCGCGCCCTTTCGGACGCCCCGCGGTTGCGCCGCCCGCCGGTCCACCCCCGTCCATCCGGCAGGCCTCCGCCAGGGGCGGCGGCCAGCGGGGCGAGGCATGGGAGGCGGGGGGACAGACTCATGGGGGAGAAGACTGGCGGGGTAGCACGCGGCCGAGGAGGGGACAACCCGGGCCCGTGGCCCCCGTCGACCGGCTCACGGCCGGGTGGCATGCGCGGAGAGGAACGCCTCCACCAGGGGGAAGATTTCATCCGGGGCGCGCCGGCCCAGCACCAGGTCCGCATGCCCGTAGTCCGCGCCGAAGCCGTGCCCTCGCCCGGCCACGAGGAACT is a window of Myxococcus guangdongensis DNA encoding:
- a CDS encoding MATE family efflux transporter, whose translation is MKPSFGRDLTTGSIPRHIVAFSIPMLVGSFLQTAYSFVNAIWVGRFLGTEALAAVTVSFPVVFVLFSIGMGLTMATSILVSQSYGAKRMDELRRVVDSSTLLIYALGVVLTLLGEWLAPTILTLMATPPEIHAESVSYLRIFLLSMPLGFGLFLTRSLLQGVGDSKTPLYFQAASLLLTTVLDPILIFGWLGLPKLGLNGTAWATVVSQLLALTALILYLRKKDVPVAPRMPRLGHLGPTTLKTLRIGVPAAVQQSLVSIGMVFVTGIVNSFGEVATAAFGAASRIDQIAFMPAMTFGMAVSTLAGQNLGAGRYDRVQEIFKWGCLFSGGITLLISLVAVSFPEALLRIFISDPAVIAPGVSYLHIVGTTYVLFALIFVSNGIINGAGRTFVTTVFSLVSLWVVRVPVAYWLSHRMNSVTGVWLAMALSFAVSLAVSMAYYFSGRWRTPLVKKAPEGPAAPNPGEVFGHETGEA
- a CDS encoding (2Fe-2S) ferredoxin domain-containing protein — protein: MSRKPPPPEAPPGAPATELHVCHNCMVRLDSSLGGVDLPRRIREAVAARGLGPTTRVFSSGCLGECPRGLVTVLVLPPSGTGSRVELIDAEKDGEDLAERLANPPPPAGRP
- the pdxA gene encoding 4-hydroxythreonine-4-phosphate dehydrogenase PdxA, whose translation is MSLPLVGISLGDVSGIGPEVTAGALARPAVRRALIPVIFGDGPTLERFPLFRRYARVELAALGRVESPTVVEVTRLNEAERVPGKPSRVGGRAQFAFITRAIEAMRDGHMDALCTAPVSKEQISRAGIPFMGHTEVLAEAFGADVLMMMDGPRVRIALATNHVPLSALSSLLTVEKLVAQLKLLSRSLEPVVGHKPRIAVLGLNPHAGEGGLLGREEVEVIGPAIRRARAAKVDAHGPIPSDGLFARPDDIAGRYDAVLAMYHDQGLIPAKALDFERTVNVTLGLPVPRTSPDHGTAYAIAGKGEASCVPMVEALLKAAQLAAVGSRGARPGPRRPSPRR
- a CDS encoding peptidylprolyl isomerase — its product is MKKLVAFVAAAALLGGATSARAELVDKVAAVVNRDVIALSEVQQRAAPEVSRLNDPDPRKRAEMRAQLMKTALDTLIGEKLMESEITEMGISATEGEVDELVNDVRRQNNITDPSQFEQVLAAEGLTMKAYRDMLRKRILRDRLLRMKVGPKVKVTEEDLKAAYNQYARVEGEDSEVHARHILVQVDPKATEEQVAAARKKAEGIAQEARREGMDFASLARARSEGPSAQDGGDLGWFKRGVMVAAFEKAAFNLKEGEVSEPVRTNFGWHILKVEERRSVSATSYDEMRPKLENKLLQEKTDKFLDQYVQELRQKANVEVKM
- a CDS encoding peptidylprolyl isomerase; the encoded protein is MRLSPTRAPLLSLVLALALGPACNTPPKSAPDDTVVATVNGEVLSRTDFEQELARELASTDVSQRTPEEIEPFKRTLLDTYIHRMLLLQAARKNNLTVTPEEVDRGVLRLSGDYPAGNFNEVLAQGQLSMAELRSREASRLTIEKLFASHVYSRVAVTEEELRAYYAEHEAELNESEQVHAAQIVVKGLDEARRVQAQLKSGKKFADLARRYSLSADAKVGGDLGFFPRGQMPPAFDEVVFKLGVGQVSDVVSTEYGYHLFKVLERKPARKRDFAEARQWMESKLLEHKRTEAQEAFEKDLRDKAQVQVNEATLQAIRGVPAVVPQAAK